The Pseudoliparis swirei isolate HS2019 ecotype Mariana Trench chromosome 1, NWPU_hadal_v1, whole genome shotgun sequence genome has a window encoding:
- the kiaa1522 gene encoding uncharacterized protein KIAA1522 homolog isoform X1 yields MSRRRSTGDLVPSDITEILAREARAHRGQKKPGSSLGQAFSWLKGNRRKKNLNNGLNRIAVGVTDAKLGLQNHDSAKAGPKGNGDQKRLTVHYRTSQHYQENVFIEGSRPQYLEDLHTEAQEGLKILQQEEHTNGVNSPDDESVASTDTLRPEQDISSVDGGDSPTSRSTAGSTGTTATSAVSTRPALTRQGSTFKPLNPVQRLDKSRKRNRRTTIMGIPNQVQKELALHRSSTFQQLVSPPDPSDDQSGVVIIPTVDGGSPVANDEGARVHLSELEASREDQLLRKHLQALDQDEQPFNHQGSGSYFAPPTTMRPKSLAVPGMTSLSSLCPSTMCRFLQEPQGPVMSISPQATYMSTIIHNAVLPASVEVIEIDRSGSRTRSSSVNQGYNVRTVSKSSLASRDSSVSPLLSRRSYGDDDGSQTGNSQDDSLLMPSSASGLNWSDSQSSRTIISNSSPVSSKGSRRSANSRRVSPDERERHTGKSSGDHDLVSLRSSVSSFSSKRETVVTVSGSVAAGEDEKTKLNFTRSMSVVKTKQPPPPPRRTNSLHGNKIRSNPKVLVDLDESVSGDATEDIAAKNEVKSMIADTSKIFTLVSNSTGSSCLDVSSTPLSTTPTSSTEAGGATEPESSSSSPQKTPSEEEKFERTMSPSSGYSSQSGTPTLSPKGNSPTSPDKEKKKPVKPERAVSRASSSAASPSSSLTSLSSGTSESVHPDVSTSSPSLPPRGSPTPAAANDFTPDHNSSTLGAEVREMLNIPPHPKVKAPSPPPPETWVHNRRTFQLLCGPCPHESKGTQQPAQIQDSTVKQVGTQTDAIKEMQVSEEKQSSIDKSVLELSESKMNPETLIEIGPGGVHRETENSECSSAEEERMEASADVQRRERSSSPAAKDPKSPKKDPPPVMKKPVTAPNREASAELSLDRRQKKMNGGDTTDVCFHVENHTTSTQHGVTIVVDESDDVMVKREVASMQTLSAEVPKISKASPPPTPPPAYHPPPPPSRRTPPSSVSTPPDELQRVQEETPVAESCWPPPPPPLEGDSVFDGGDEVDFPPPPPPLLTDSMPNVMDSCITVGGSTEARSEAGTSVRGHIPDVQPAVTQTVTDTKPEVVVQVSEAKTADEILCKPVTNSVSDSVPPPPVVASPSPPITRAENPVSVPALVPPHSFLKRDAPSEPPVSAQPPVAVAAAPTLPADGFAHGINFRRQPSVPNRDARSKELLSRHKSAPVPKEDANIPLVTPSLLQMVRLRSVNVTEDQVTVPSEDKATDREASAQEICSVSIPGPQHVPQKPIRKSLSLRSPPQTVKTSPVVLNPPSMRLQEAIRIKTAAMSSRDGFPSRLGVRSSAYSSVGEQGALTLKSPEGCDLHKSPASTASFIFSRSTKRVVFETAAASPSPEAQQTLKQSSAAELARPSDQSNCAAFSNGGVKLDKVPPPVAKKPANGPSQNLPAVDSNGTTPPEMTNTRVTADTIETLF; encoded by the exons TCTACAGACACTCTGCGTCCGGAGCAGGACATCAGCTCCGTGGACGGAGGCGACTCTCCGACGTCCAGATCCACCGCCGGGAGCACCGGTACCACGGCGACCTCTGCGGTGTCGACCAGGCCGGCGCTCACCCGCCAAG GTTCAACATTCAAGCCTCTGAATCCAGTTCAAAGACTAGATAAGAGCAGGAAGAGAAACCGGAGGACCACCATCATGGGTATTCCCAACCAGGTCCAGAAGGAGCTCG CATTGCACAGAAGCTCAACCTTCCAGCAGCTCGTTTCTCCCCCTGATCCCAGCGACGACCAATCAGGTGTAGTTATCATTCCAACGGTTGACGGAGGGAGTCCGGTAGCAAATGATGAGGGAGCGAGGGTGCATCTTTCAGAGCTGGAG GCATCCAGAGAGGACCAGCTGCTGAGGAAGCACCTCCAGGCATTGGACCAAGACGAGCAGCCCTTCAACCACCAGGGTTCTGGCTCCTACTTCGCCCCCCCCACGACCATGAGACCCAAGTCCCTTGCAGTACCTGGCATGACCTCTttgtcctccctctgtccttcaACAATGTGTAGATTCCTCCAGGAACCCCAG GGTCCTGTGATGTCCATATCTCCTCAGGCCACCTACATGTCTACGATCATTCATAATGCGGTCTTGCCAGCCTCGGTTGAAGtcatagaaattgaccgcagcGGCAGCCGGACGCGTTCCAGCAGTGTAAACCAAGGCTATAACGTCCGCACTGTGAGCAAAAGCAGCCTGGCGTCCAGGGACTCATCAGTCAGCCCTTTGTTGTCCAGGAGATCGTATGGCGATGACGATGGCTCCCAAACTGGCAATTCCCAAGACGACTCCCTACTGATGCCCTCGTCGGCTTCGGGGTTGAACTGGAGCGACTCACAGTCTTCGAGGACCATTATTTCGAACTCCTCCCCGGTATCCTCCAAGGGTAGCAGGCGGAGCGCTAACTCCCGGAGAGTGAGCCCGGACGAGCGGGAACGCCACACAGGGAAGTCTAGCGGGGACCACGACCTCGTCAGTCTCCGGAGCTCAGTGAGCAGCTTCAGCAGTAAAAGGGAAACTGTTGTTACAGTTTCAGGGTCAGTGGCTGCTGGGGAAGATGAAAAGACCAAACTGAATTTCACTCGCAGCATGTCGGTTGTGAAGACCAAGCAACCCCCGCCACCTCCACGGAGAACCAACTCTCTGCATGGCAATAAGATCAGGAGCAACCCCAAGGTGCTGGTGGACCTCGATGAGTCCGTGTCTGGAGACGCCACAGAAGATATCGCAGCAAAGAATGAGGTGAAATCAATGATTGCAGACACCAGTAAGATCTTCACCCTCGTGTCAAACTCCACCGGGTCCAGCTGTCTGGATGTTTCCTCCACTCCCTTGAGCACCACGCCAACCTCCTCCACCGAGGCAGGAGGAGCAACAGAGCCAGAATCCAGTAGCTCCTCCCCTCAGAAAACTCCCTCGGAAGAGGAGAAATTCGAACGGACCATGTCCCCTTCCAGTGGCTACTCAAGTCAGAGTGGCACTCCGACACTCTCCCCAAAGGGGAACTCCCCAACGTCCCCcgacaaagagaagaagaaacctgTCAAACCGGAGAGAGCCGTGTCTCGGGCCTCATCCTCAGcagcttctccctcctcctcgcttACCTCTTTATCGTCTGGCACATCTGAGTCTGTCCATCCAGATGTTTCCACGTCTAGCCCCAGTCTGCCTCCACGGGGATCTCCAACCCCTGCTGCTGCAAACGACTTCACTCCGGATCACAATTCTTCGACCTTGGGAGCTGAAGTCAGAGAGATGTTGAACATCCCACCACATCCCAAAGTCAAAGCGccaagtcctcctcctccggagaCATGGGTCCACAACAGACGCACCTTTCAGCTCCTGTGTGGGCCTTGCCCTCATGAAAGCAAAGGGACCCAGCAACCAGCACAGATACAAGACAGCACGGTTAAACAGGTGGGAACCCAGACCGACGCCATCAAGGAGATGCAGGTTTCCGAGGAGAAACAATCAAGTATAGATAAATCTGTCTTAGAATTGTCAGAGAGCAAAATGAACCCTGAAACTTTGATAGAAATAGGTCCTGGTGGTGTTCATAGGGAGACGGAGAATAGCGAATGTTCAAGTGCCGAAGAGGAAAGGATGGAAGCAAGCGCAGACGTTCAGAGACGAGAGCGGAGTAGTAGCCCTGCAGCGAAGGACCCCAAGAGTCCAAAGAaagatcctcctcctgtcaTGAAGAAACCCGTGACGGCGCCGAACAGAGAGGCGTCGGCAGAACTCTCGCTGGACAGACGGCAAAAGAAAATGAACGGCGGCGACACGACAGATGTTTGTTTCCATGTTGAGAACCACACGACCTCCACGCAGCATGGGGTGACCATTGTAGTTGATGAGAGCGACGATGTGATGGTCAAGAGGGAGGTCGCGTCCATGCAGACGCTTTCTGCGGAGGTCCCCAAAATTAGCAAGGCCTCGCCACCGCCGACCCCTCCCCCGGCATaccaccctccacctcctccgtcaAGAAGGACGCCCCCTTCATCAGTGTCCACGCCACCAGATGAATTACAGAGGGTGCAGGAGGAGACCCCTGTTGCGGAGTCCTGCTGgccacctcctccgcctcctctggaAGGGGACTCTGTCTTTgacggaggagatgaggtggactttcctccacctcctccccccttacTGACAGACAGCATGCCAAATGTGATGGACAGTTGTATCACAGTCGGAGGGTCAACTGAGGCCCGGAGTGAAGCTGGGACATCTGTACGTGGACACATTCCAGATGTGCAACCTGCTGTTACTCAAACAGTAACTGACACCAAACCAGAGGTTGTCGTGCAAGTTTCAGAAGCTAAAACCGCTGATGAGATTTTGTGCAAACCAGTGACCAACTCTGTTTCAGACAGTGTCCCACCTCCCCCAGTGGTGGCGTCCCCTTCGCCACCCATCACAAGAGCAGAGAACCCGGTATCGGTCCCTGCTTTAGTTCCTCCCCACAGTTTCCTGAAGCGGGACGCTCCCTCCGAGCCTCCGGTCAGTGCCCAACCTCCGGTTGCTGTCGCGGCAGCACCCACTTTACCAGCAGACGGCTTCGCCCACGGGATAAATTTCAGAAGGCAGCCCAGCGTACCAAACCGAGACGCCAGGAGCAAGGAGCTGCTTTCCCGCCACAAAAGTGCACCCGTCCCGAAAGAGGATGCGAACATACCTCTAGTCACCCCCTCCTTGCTACAGATGGTTCGCCTCCGATCAGTCAACGTGACTGAAGATCAGGTGACGGTTCCATCAGAGGACAAGGCAACGGACCGGGAAGCTTCAGCTCAGGAGATCTGCTCCGTCTCAATCCCAGGACCTCAACACGTTCCACAGAAGCCCATCCGAAAGTCTCTGTCACTGAGATCTCCCCCTCAGACAGTGAAGACTTCCCCCGTGGTGCTGAACCCCCCTTCCATGCGCTTACAGGAAGCCATACGGATAAAAACAGCAGCCATGTCTTCGAGAGATGGTTTTCCATCCCGACTGGGTGTGAGATCCTCCGCCTACAGCTCGGTCGGCGAGCAAGGGGCTCTGACCCTGAAATCCCCCGAGGGTTGCGACCTGCACAAGTCGCCGGCCTCCACCGCCAGCTTTATCTTCTCGAGGAGCACAAAACGGGTCGTCTTCGAGACCGCGgctgcctccccctcccccgaagCTCAGCAGACTCTGAAACAGAGCTCGGCGGCGGAGCTCGCGCGGCCGTCCGACCAATCAAACTGCGCCGCTTTCTCCAATGGCGGCGTGAAGTTGGACAAAGTTCCTCCGCCGGTAGCAAAGAAACCGGCCAACGGTCCTTCGCAGAATCTGCCCGCCGTCGACAGTAACGGGACTACACCTCCCGAGATGACGA ACACAAGAGTGACGGCGGACACCATTGAAACCCTGTTTTGA
- the kiaa1522 gene encoding uncharacterized protein KIAA1522 homolog isoform X2 produces the protein MVVYLRKSIRSLLSVFKKKAGPKGNGDQKRLTVHYRTSQHYQENVFIEGSRPQYLEDLHTEAQEGLKILQQEEHTNGVNSPDDESVASTDTLRPEQDISSVDGGDSPTSRSTAGSTGTTATSAVSTRPALTRQGSTFKPLNPVQRLDKSRKRNRRTTIMGIPNQVQKELALHRSSTFQQLVSPPDPSDDQSGVVIIPTVDGGSPVANDEGARVHLSELEASREDQLLRKHLQALDQDEQPFNHQGSGSYFAPPTTMRPKSLAVPGMTSLSSLCPSTMCRFLQEPQGPVMSISPQATYMSTIIHNAVLPASVEVIEIDRSGSRTRSSSVNQGYNVRTVSKSSLASRDSSVSPLLSRRSYGDDDGSQTGNSQDDSLLMPSSASGLNWSDSQSSRTIISNSSPVSSKGSRRSANSRRVSPDERERHTGKSSGDHDLVSLRSSVSSFSSKRETVVTVSGSVAAGEDEKTKLNFTRSMSVVKTKQPPPPPRRTNSLHGNKIRSNPKVLVDLDESVSGDATEDIAAKNEVKSMIADTSKIFTLVSNSTGSSCLDVSSTPLSTTPTSSTEAGGATEPESSSSSPQKTPSEEEKFERTMSPSSGYSSQSGTPTLSPKGNSPTSPDKEKKKPVKPERAVSRASSSAASPSSSLTSLSSGTSESVHPDVSTSSPSLPPRGSPTPAAANDFTPDHNSSTLGAEVREMLNIPPHPKVKAPSPPPPETWVHNRRTFQLLCGPCPHESKGTQQPAQIQDSTVKQVGTQTDAIKEMQVSEEKQSSIDKSVLELSESKMNPETLIEIGPGGVHRETENSECSSAEEERMEASADVQRRERSSSPAAKDPKSPKKDPPPVMKKPVTAPNREASAELSLDRRQKKMNGGDTTDVCFHVENHTTSTQHGVTIVVDESDDVMVKREVASMQTLSAEVPKISKASPPPTPPPAYHPPPPPSRRTPPSSVSTPPDELQRVQEETPVAESCWPPPPPPLEGDSVFDGGDEVDFPPPPPPLLTDSMPNVMDSCITVGGSTEARSEAGTSVRGHIPDVQPAVTQTVTDTKPEVVVQVSEAKTADEILCKPVTNSVSDSVPPPPVVASPSPPITRAENPVSVPALVPPHSFLKRDAPSEPPVSAQPPVAVAAAPTLPADGFAHGINFRRQPSVPNRDARSKELLSRHKSAPVPKEDANIPLVTPSLLQMVRLRSVNVTEDQVTVPSEDKATDREASAQEICSVSIPGPQHVPQKPIRKSLSLRSPPQTVKTSPVVLNPPSMRLQEAIRIKTAAMSSRDGFPSRLGVRSSAYSSVGEQGALTLKSPEGCDLHKSPASTASFIFSRSTKRVVFETAAASPSPEAQQTLKQSSAAELARPSDQSNCAAFSNGGVKLDKVPPPVAKKPANGPSQNLPAVDSNGTTPPEMTNTRVTADTIETLF, from the exons TCTACAGACACTCTGCGTCCGGAGCAGGACATCAGCTCCGTGGACGGAGGCGACTCTCCGACGTCCAGATCCACCGCCGGGAGCACCGGTACCACGGCGACCTCTGCGGTGTCGACCAGGCCGGCGCTCACCCGCCAAG GTTCAACATTCAAGCCTCTGAATCCAGTTCAAAGACTAGATAAGAGCAGGAAGAGAAACCGGAGGACCACCATCATGGGTATTCCCAACCAGGTCCAGAAGGAGCTCG CATTGCACAGAAGCTCAACCTTCCAGCAGCTCGTTTCTCCCCCTGATCCCAGCGACGACCAATCAGGTGTAGTTATCATTCCAACGGTTGACGGAGGGAGTCCGGTAGCAAATGATGAGGGAGCGAGGGTGCATCTTTCAGAGCTGGAG GCATCCAGAGAGGACCAGCTGCTGAGGAAGCACCTCCAGGCATTGGACCAAGACGAGCAGCCCTTCAACCACCAGGGTTCTGGCTCCTACTTCGCCCCCCCCACGACCATGAGACCCAAGTCCCTTGCAGTACCTGGCATGACCTCTttgtcctccctctgtccttcaACAATGTGTAGATTCCTCCAGGAACCCCAG GGTCCTGTGATGTCCATATCTCCTCAGGCCACCTACATGTCTACGATCATTCATAATGCGGTCTTGCCAGCCTCGGTTGAAGtcatagaaattgaccgcagcGGCAGCCGGACGCGTTCCAGCAGTGTAAACCAAGGCTATAACGTCCGCACTGTGAGCAAAAGCAGCCTGGCGTCCAGGGACTCATCAGTCAGCCCTTTGTTGTCCAGGAGATCGTATGGCGATGACGATGGCTCCCAAACTGGCAATTCCCAAGACGACTCCCTACTGATGCCCTCGTCGGCTTCGGGGTTGAACTGGAGCGACTCACAGTCTTCGAGGACCATTATTTCGAACTCCTCCCCGGTATCCTCCAAGGGTAGCAGGCGGAGCGCTAACTCCCGGAGAGTGAGCCCGGACGAGCGGGAACGCCACACAGGGAAGTCTAGCGGGGACCACGACCTCGTCAGTCTCCGGAGCTCAGTGAGCAGCTTCAGCAGTAAAAGGGAAACTGTTGTTACAGTTTCAGGGTCAGTGGCTGCTGGGGAAGATGAAAAGACCAAACTGAATTTCACTCGCAGCATGTCGGTTGTGAAGACCAAGCAACCCCCGCCACCTCCACGGAGAACCAACTCTCTGCATGGCAATAAGATCAGGAGCAACCCCAAGGTGCTGGTGGACCTCGATGAGTCCGTGTCTGGAGACGCCACAGAAGATATCGCAGCAAAGAATGAGGTGAAATCAATGATTGCAGACACCAGTAAGATCTTCACCCTCGTGTCAAACTCCACCGGGTCCAGCTGTCTGGATGTTTCCTCCACTCCCTTGAGCACCACGCCAACCTCCTCCACCGAGGCAGGAGGAGCAACAGAGCCAGAATCCAGTAGCTCCTCCCCTCAGAAAACTCCCTCGGAAGAGGAGAAATTCGAACGGACCATGTCCCCTTCCAGTGGCTACTCAAGTCAGAGTGGCACTCCGACACTCTCCCCAAAGGGGAACTCCCCAACGTCCCCcgacaaagagaagaagaaacctgTCAAACCGGAGAGAGCCGTGTCTCGGGCCTCATCCTCAGcagcttctccctcctcctcgcttACCTCTTTATCGTCTGGCACATCTGAGTCTGTCCATCCAGATGTTTCCACGTCTAGCCCCAGTCTGCCTCCACGGGGATCTCCAACCCCTGCTGCTGCAAACGACTTCACTCCGGATCACAATTCTTCGACCTTGGGAGCTGAAGTCAGAGAGATGTTGAACATCCCACCACATCCCAAAGTCAAAGCGccaagtcctcctcctccggagaCATGGGTCCACAACAGACGCACCTTTCAGCTCCTGTGTGGGCCTTGCCCTCATGAAAGCAAAGGGACCCAGCAACCAGCACAGATACAAGACAGCACGGTTAAACAGGTGGGAACCCAGACCGACGCCATCAAGGAGATGCAGGTTTCCGAGGAGAAACAATCAAGTATAGATAAATCTGTCTTAGAATTGTCAGAGAGCAAAATGAACCCTGAAACTTTGATAGAAATAGGTCCTGGTGGTGTTCATAGGGAGACGGAGAATAGCGAATGTTCAAGTGCCGAAGAGGAAAGGATGGAAGCAAGCGCAGACGTTCAGAGACGAGAGCGGAGTAGTAGCCCTGCAGCGAAGGACCCCAAGAGTCCAAAGAaagatcctcctcctgtcaTGAAGAAACCCGTGACGGCGCCGAACAGAGAGGCGTCGGCAGAACTCTCGCTGGACAGACGGCAAAAGAAAATGAACGGCGGCGACACGACAGATGTTTGTTTCCATGTTGAGAACCACACGACCTCCACGCAGCATGGGGTGACCATTGTAGTTGATGAGAGCGACGATGTGATGGTCAAGAGGGAGGTCGCGTCCATGCAGACGCTTTCTGCGGAGGTCCCCAAAATTAGCAAGGCCTCGCCACCGCCGACCCCTCCCCCGGCATaccaccctccacctcctccgtcaAGAAGGACGCCCCCTTCATCAGTGTCCACGCCACCAGATGAATTACAGAGGGTGCAGGAGGAGACCCCTGTTGCGGAGTCCTGCTGgccacctcctccgcctcctctggaAGGGGACTCTGTCTTTgacggaggagatgaggtggactttcctccacctcctccccccttacTGACAGACAGCATGCCAAATGTGATGGACAGTTGTATCACAGTCGGAGGGTCAACTGAGGCCCGGAGTGAAGCTGGGACATCTGTACGTGGACACATTCCAGATGTGCAACCTGCTGTTACTCAAACAGTAACTGACACCAAACCAGAGGTTGTCGTGCAAGTTTCAGAAGCTAAAACCGCTGATGAGATTTTGTGCAAACCAGTGACCAACTCTGTTTCAGACAGTGTCCCACCTCCCCCAGTGGTGGCGTCCCCTTCGCCACCCATCACAAGAGCAGAGAACCCGGTATCGGTCCCTGCTTTAGTTCCTCCCCACAGTTTCCTGAAGCGGGACGCTCCCTCCGAGCCTCCGGTCAGTGCCCAACCTCCGGTTGCTGTCGCGGCAGCACCCACTTTACCAGCAGACGGCTTCGCCCACGGGATAAATTTCAGAAGGCAGCCCAGCGTACCAAACCGAGACGCCAGGAGCAAGGAGCTGCTTTCCCGCCACAAAAGTGCACCCGTCCCGAAAGAGGATGCGAACATACCTCTAGTCACCCCCTCCTTGCTACAGATGGTTCGCCTCCGATCAGTCAACGTGACTGAAGATCAGGTGACGGTTCCATCAGAGGACAAGGCAACGGACCGGGAAGCTTCAGCTCAGGAGATCTGCTCCGTCTCAATCCCAGGACCTCAACACGTTCCACAGAAGCCCATCCGAAAGTCTCTGTCACTGAGATCTCCCCCTCAGACAGTGAAGACTTCCCCCGTGGTGCTGAACCCCCCTTCCATGCGCTTACAGGAAGCCATACGGATAAAAACAGCAGCCATGTCTTCGAGAGATGGTTTTCCATCCCGACTGGGTGTGAGATCCTCCGCCTACAGCTCGGTCGGCGAGCAAGGGGCTCTGACCCTGAAATCCCCCGAGGGTTGCGACCTGCACAAGTCGCCGGCCTCCACCGCCAGCTTTATCTTCTCGAGGAGCACAAAACGGGTCGTCTTCGAGACCGCGgctgcctccccctcccccgaagCTCAGCAGACTCTGAAACAGAGCTCGGCGGCGGAGCTCGCGCGGCCGTCCGACCAATCAAACTGCGCCGCTTTCTCCAATGGCGGCGTGAAGTTGGACAAAGTTCCTCCGCCGGTAGCAAAGAAACCGGCCAACGGTCCTTCGCAGAATCTGCCCGCCGTCGACAGTAACGGGACTACACCTCCCGAGATGACGA ACACAAGAGTGACGGCGGACACCATTGAAACCCTGTTTTGA